A window of the Sphaerobacter thermophilus DSM 20745 genome harbors these coding sequences:
- a CDS encoding DUF72 domain-containing protein: MGQLLIGTSAWSDHDPFYPPGTKPAEQLPFYARYFPIVEVNTTYYRIPNRRMVEGWVQRTPPSFIFDVKPPRELTSTPETPRGEAPVPDAAVAEAFAEAIEPLAQAGKLGALTFQFPPSYRNTEEHREYLRLLPELLPGFTIAVEFRRRDWLDPEHAEDTLRLLQETGLAYTMADEPQMGTGSVPPVYGVTNPRLAIIRFHGRNYETWYKFTGSSRDRFNWEYSTEELEEWRDKLEAAVRAAEAVHVFFNTNYANQGPRNAVRLMDMLGIPHPPLPDGGPQQRTLFDE, encoded by the coding sequence ATGGGCCAGCTACTCATCGGCACCTCGGCCTGGAGCGACCACGACCCCTTCTACCCGCCGGGGACTAAACCAGCCGAGCAACTCCCCTTCTACGCCCGCTACTTCCCGATCGTGGAGGTCAACACCACCTATTACCGCATCCCGAACCGGCGCATGGTCGAGGGCTGGGTGCAGCGCACGCCGCCCAGCTTCATCTTCGACGTCAAGCCCCCGCGTGAGCTGACCAGCACACCCGAGACGCCCAGGGGCGAGGCGCCCGTGCCCGACGCCGCCGTGGCCGAGGCCTTCGCGGAGGCGATCGAGCCGCTTGCCCAGGCCGGGAAGCTGGGCGCGCTCACCTTCCAGTTCCCGCCCTCCTACCGCAACACCGAGGAGCACCGCGAGTACCTCCGCCTGCTGCCGGAGCTGCTGCCGGGCTTCACCATCGCGGTCGAGTTCCGCCGTCGCGACTGGCTTGACCCGGAGCATGCCGAGGACACGCTGCGCCTGCTCCAAGAGACGGGCCTCGCCTACACCATGGCCGATGAGCCGCAGATGGGCACCGGGAGCGTCCCGCCGGTGTACGGCGTGACCAACCCGCGTCTGGCCATCATCCGCTTCCACGGCCGAAACTACGAGACCTGGTACAAGTTCACCGGCTCCAGCCGCGACCGCTTCAACTGGGAATACAGCACCGAGGAACTGGAGGAGTGGCGCGACAAGCTGGAGGCGGCGGTCCGCGCCGCCGAGGCGGTCCACGTCTTCTTCAACACCAACTACGCCAACCAGGGGCCCCGCAACGCGGTCCGGCTGATGGACATGCTGGGCATCCCCCACCCGCCGCTGCCTGACGGCGGCCCCCAGCAACGCACCCTGTTCGACGAGTAG